The Gemmatimonadaceae bacterium genome has a window encoding:
- a CDS encoding glycosyltransferase family 4 protein has product MHILFLHFAREWSGTARAFSVAARGLAARGHTVRFLAEPDSSVEQSATRMATVASKLGGLDPQAQTKVAPFEVVHFEGEGSSLGVGWRLRNLFRSWDADVVFVSTEREHVIASIACWLGRRGSVVRRTPAGRTLEMGLGGKIASWLTRTAFLFADESAAKVAKVPRRAGKPIVAMLGVDATRYPERTNGASAETAEGLGIRYIICVYDQTSRGRAATAVRTVSMLSPRHPYLRLMIFGPGSDSEDLRMQAAALGVLDLVSFLGERDDHLLLMRDADLGWVVAEADTAAYGILDLMALGVPVISAEGTVAEAYVANMITGTLIPPDDAATTAAAVVTLLTNEEQRTAIGAAGRARVAREFPEQAMVEGFEQAAKAAGSPRR; this is encoded by the coding sequence GTGCACATCCTCTTTCTTCATTTCGCGCGTGAATGGTCGGGGACGGCGCGGGCGTTCTCGGTTGCTGCGCGCGGCTTGGCTGCGCGCGGCCACACGGTGCGGTTCCTGGCCGAACCCGACAGCAGCGTAGAGCAATCCGCGACGCGAATGGCGACCGTGGCGTCGAAGCTCGGGGGTCTCGATCCACAGGCTCAGACCAAGGTTGCTCCGTTCGAAGTCGTGCATTTTGAGGGCGAAGGGTCGTCGCTCGGCGTTGGGTGGCGGCTCAGGAATCTGTTTCGGAGCTGGGACGCGGACGTTGTGTTCGTCAGCACGGAGCGCGAGCACGTCATCGCGTCGATCGCGTGCTGGCTTGGGAGGCGTGGCTCCGTAGTGAGGCGAACGCCTGCGGGCCGTACGCTCGAAATGGGGCTGGGCGGAAAGATCGCATCGTGGCTGACGCGGACTGCATTTCTGTTTGCTGACGAGAGCGCCGCCAAAGTCGCGAAGGTACCGCGGCGTGCCGGAAAACCGATCGTGGCGATGCTCGGTGTCGACGCGACGAGGTATCCCGAGCGCACGAACGGCGCGAGCGCGGAAACCGCCGAGGGTCTTGGCATTCGCTACATCATCTGCGTGTACGACCAGACATCCCGCGGCCGTGCGGCGACCGCGGTCAGAACGGTGTCGATGCTTTCGCCCCGACATCCGTATCTTCGCCTGATGATCTTCGGGCCTGGCTCGGACAGCGAGGACCTCCGCATGCAGGCAGCCGCACTCGGCGTTCTGGACCTCGTGAGCTTCCTGGGCGAGCGCGACGATCATCTGCTTCTCATGCGCGATGCCGATCTTGGGTGGGTTGTGGCCGAGGCTGATACGGCCGCATACGGGATTCTCGATCTGATGGCACTCGGAGTTCCGGTAATTTCCGCCGAAGGGACGGTCGCCGAGGCGTACGTGGCGAACATGATCACGGGCACTCTGATTCCGCCGGACGACGCTGCAACCACTGCGGCTGCAGTCGTGACGCTTCTGACGAATGAGGAGCAGCGAACGGCGATAGGAGCCGCAGGCCGCGCGCGGGTTGCGCGCGAGTTTCCGGAGCAGGCGATGGTCGAGGGATTCGAGCAGGCAGCGAAGGCAGCAGGTAGCCCCCGCCGTTAG
- a CDS encoding DUF1326 domain-containing protein: MAESWHLNGKVLVACNCDWGCPCNFNARPTTGKCEGGWTWHVEEGAYGDVKLDGLSFSVYVNWPAAIHEGNGEALVLVDEQADAAQRAAIEQLIGGKVGGPWGILAWTWPKVHGPYPVVYELAFDGVNTRIKCGDYVEVECGPIRNPVTGSESFPGITLPQGIIIKSGELGATTRFRVSDGIEYDHSGQYMALGPFSYAGP; encoded by the coding sequence ATGGCAGAGAGCTGGCATCTCAACGGAAAAGTTCTCGTAGCGTGCAACTGCGACTGGGGTTGTCCCTGTAACTTCAACGCGCGGCCCACGACGGGAAAATGCGAGGGTGGCTGGACCTGGCACGTCGAGGAGGGCGCCTACGGCGACGTCAAACTCGACGGGCTGAGCTTCTCGGTCTACGTCAATTGGCCCGCGGCGATTCACGAGGGAAACGGTGAAGCGCTCGTCCTTGTAGATGAGCAAGCGGATGCTGCGCAACGCGCGGCGATCGAGCAGCTCATCGGAGGAAAGGTTGGCGGGCCATGGGGGATTCTGGCCTGGACGTGGCCCAAGGTGCATGGGCCCTACCCTGTCGTGTACGAGCTCGCGTTCGACGGCGTCAACACTCGCATCAAATGCGGCGACTACGTCGAGGTCGAGTGCGGCCCCATTCGAAATCCGGTGACGGGGTCGGAATCGTTTCCCGGTATAACTCTACCGCAGGGAATCATCATCAAGAGCGGCGAGCTGGGCGCAACCACTCGCTTCCGCGTCAGTGACGGAATCGAGTACGATCACTCGGGCCAGTACATGGCGCTCGGTCCGTTCAGCTACGCGGGGCCGTAA
- a CDS encoding arylsulfotransferase family protein has protein sequence MRSRGILGAAMLVAACDNDLAAPSFSRMIDSTLAAANPHNALSAIVTVRVRQVDSVAVRFRLADAPATGDSITPAAQTAGDSAAVPVLGLLPERRYILRAVAYWAGGNVVGEPVEFTTGNLPLDIPRYSVSGSDPSPGFVVFAAGTYGLVIDNTGRVVWYRQFPNGPGLNFMAEPNGRYAARPTTPDPTDVEPWLELDALGNITRTFSCALGLQSRFHDLISEPDGGYWLMCDETRTMDLAASGGVASARVTGTAVQHLSAAGALLFHWSPFDHFAITDVDPADRTGANVNWTHGNALDFDVDGNLIVSFRSLEEITKINVATGAVMWRMGGRRNQFTFLDSPMPPFSRQHGARISAPGALMLLDNVGNPFESRVERYTVDEAARTARLAHSYASDPGVVTLIGGSVQSLAGGRTLVSFGTAGRVEEYDAAGRVMWRIAGDAGYVFRAQRIRSLYKPGLGSTR, from the coding sequence ATGCGCTCGCGGGGAATTCTCGGCGCCGCAATGCTGGTCGCCGCGTGTGACAACGACCTGGCCGCTCCGTCGTTCTCCCGGATGATCGACTCGACGCTCGCGGCCGCAAATCCGCACAACGCGCTCAGTGCAATCGTGACTGTCCGCGTACGCCAGGTCGACAGCGTCGCCGTGCGCTTTCGTCTCGCCGACGCGCCGGCCACTGGCGACAGCATCACCCCTGCGGCGCAAACGGCTGGAGATTCGGCGGCGGTTCCTGTGCTTGGGCTGCTTCCGGAGCGCCGCTATATCCTGCGCGCCGTCGCGTACTGGGCCGGCGGAAATGTCGTAGGCGAGCCGGTCGAGTTCACCACAGGCAATCTGCCGTTGGATATTCCGCGGTACTCCGTGAGCGGATCGGATCCATCGCCGGGATTCGTGGTGTTTGCCGCCGGGACGTACGGGCTGGTCATCGACAATACCGGAAGAGTCGTGTGGTATCGCCAGTTCCCAAACGGTCCCGGCCTCAACTTCATGGCGGAGCCGAACGGCCGTTACGCGGCGCGACCCACGACGCCCGACCCAACCGACGTCGAGCCGTGGCTCGAGCTCGACGCGCTCGGCAATATCACGCGAACGTTCAGCTGCGCGCTCGGCCTTCAGTCGCGATTTCACGATCTGATCAGCGAGCCTGACGGTGGCTACTGGCTGATGTGCGACGAGACACGCACGATGGACCTTGCGGCGAGCGGGGGCGTCGCGAGCGCACGCGTGACCGGTACAGCCGTGCAGCATCTCAGCGCAGCCGGCGCTCTCCTTTTTCATTGGAGCCCGTTCGATCATTTCGCGATCACCGATGTCGATCCGGCAGACCGCACCGGCGCGAACGTCAACTGGACGCATGGAAACGCACTCGACTTCGATGTCGACGGGAATCTGATAGTGTCTTTCCGCAGCCTCGAGGAGATCACCAAGATCAATGTCGCCACCGGCGCGGTAATGTGGCGCATGGGTGGGCGACGCAATCAGTTCACGTTTCTTGATTCGCCGATGCCGCCGTTCTCCAGGCAGCACGGTGCGCGGATCTCCGCACCGGGTGCGTTGATGCTTCTGGACAATGTTGGCAACCCATTCGAGTCCCGGGTGGAGCGCTACACCGTGGATGAAGCTGCCAGAACCGCGCGGCTCGCTCACTCGTATGCTTCGGATCCGGGTGTCGTGACTCTCATCGGCGGGAGCGTTCAGAGCCTCGCGGGCGGACGAACTCTCGTGTCGTTCGGCACAGCCGGACGAGTTGAGGAGTACGATGCCGCGGGGCGAGTGATGTGGCGGATTGCCGGAGACGCCGGTTACGTCTTCCGTGCCCAGCGAATACGGTCACTATACAAGCCGGGACTGGGAAGCACGCGGTGA
- a CDS encoding glycosyltransferase family 2 protein produces MSEREGGGGSVPVSVVIAARDEAANIEACVSSVSWAREVIVVENDSSDDTVALAQRSGATVMSHQFTTIGAQRNAAIERAASEWILAVDADERGSPALGEEIRRVVAGPDAHEAYRVPRRNFFLGREVKHGGWASDRPIRLFRSTLRYNASRVHEHVDVKGAIGELSEPLAHSTYTSLDDYFEKLDRYSRWWAQDRHERGRRAGPLSVVFRPPARFVSMYFLRGGWMDGAAGAVLCSLAAASVMAKYARLWELSASD; encoded by the coding sequence TTGAGCGAGAGGGAGGGGGGAGGAGGGTCAGTCCCCGTATCAGTGGTGATCGCGGCGCGCGACGAGGCCGCGAACATCGAGGCGTGTGTCTCGAGTGTGAGCTGGGCTCGCGAAGTCATCGTCGTGGAGAACGATTCGTCGGACGACACGGTGGCACTCGCGCAGCGTTCGGGTGCGACGGTGATGTCGCATCAATTCACGACAATCGGTGCGCAGAGGAATGCGGCGATCGAGCGCGCTGCGTCTGAGTGGATACTTGCAGTGGACGCCGACGAACGAGGCTCGCCTGCATTGGGTGAAGAGATTCGACGCGTCGTCGCCGGTCCCGACGCGCACGAGGCCTACCGAGTGCCGCGCCGCAATTTTTTTCTCGGCCGCGAAGTAAAGCATGGCGGATGGGCGAGCGACCGTCCGATTCGTCTCTTTCGTTCGACCCTTCGCTACAACGCGAGCCGCGTTCACGAGCATGTGGATGTCAAAGGAGCGATCGGTGAGCTGAGTGAGCCACTCGCGCATTCCACCTACACTTCGCTCGACGACTATTTCGAGAAGCTGGACCGTTACAGCAGGTGGTGGGCGCAGGATCGGCACGAGCGAGGCAGGCGTGCCGGGCCGTTGTCGGTGGTGTTTCGACCTCCCGCGCGGTTCGTGAGTATGTATTTCTTACGCGGCGGGTGGATGGACGGTGCAGCGGGGGCGGTGCTCTGCTCCCTGGCCGCAGCAAGTGTGATGGCCAAATACGCGCGTCTCTGGGAGTTGAGCGCGAGCGACTAA
- a CDS encoding MOSC N-terminal beta barrel domain-containing protein: MMSNAVYDELGSVVSLWRYPVKSMLGEELNASEVTDRGLLGDRAYAVIDSSDGKAATAKNPRKWPTLFDFRAAFAEPDYLDAGTAPVRITLPDGRAVTSDQDDLNQILSSAFDRDVTLRAANGGAINSEHYWPDMEGFDYRDAVTDFTLPQGTFFDVGMVHLLTTATLDRLREHYPQGRFEARRFRPNVVVELGSGETGFAENAWVGRTLAIGTDVRLNVTGPCGRCVMTTLSQGDLPKDPGILRTVAQHNHANVGVYAAVMCGGTIRRGDPVRLE, encoded by the coding sequence ATGATGTCAAACGCAGTGTACGACGAGCTCGGCTCGGTGGTTTCGCTCTGGAGATATCCTGTGAAGTCCATGCTGGGCGAGGAGCTGAACGCATCAGAGGTCACGGATCGTGGGCTGCTCGGGGATCGTGCTTACGCGGTGATCGACAGCTCCGACGGAAAGGCGGCAACCGCCAAGAACCCGCGAAAATGGCCGACTCTGTTCGATTTCCGTGCAGCTTTCGCGGAGCCCGATTACCTCGACGCCGGCACCGCTCCGGTGCGCATTACACTCCCTGATGGCAGAGCGGTCACAAGCGACCAGGATGATCTGAATCAGATTCTGTCCAGTGCATTCGACCGTGACGTGACACTTCGTGCGGCCAACGGTGGGGCGATCAATTCGGAACATTACTGGCCGGACATGGAAGGTTTCGACTATCGGGACGCGGTCACTGATTTCACGCTGCCTCAGGGAACATTCTTCGATGTCGGGATGGTGCATCTTTTGACTACCGCCACGCTCGATCGCTTGCGCGAGCATTATCCGCAGGGCCGATTCGAGGCTCGCCGGTTCCGTCCCAACGTCGTCGTGGAGCTCGGGTCAGGCGAGACGGGCTTTGCGGAGAATGCCTGGGTCGGCCGCACGCTCGCGATTGGGACGGACGTGCGACTGAACGTCACGGGTCCATGCGGGCGTTGTGTGATGACCACACTCTCGCAAGGTGATCTTCCGAAGGATCCGGGAATCCTCCGCACGGTGGCCCAGCATAACCACGCGAACGTAGGCGTCTATGCTGCCGTGATGTGCGGCGGTACGATCCGGCGTGGTGATCCGGTCAGGCTCGAGTAA
- a CDS encoding type II toxin-antitoxin system Phd/YefM family antitoxin — protein MPKLKPSRDIQPVTEFRANAAQFIEQVQETGEPVILTQHGRSAAVLLDVESYESMIDELALLRDVRTAEEQIAAGNGRSHTAVAKTLRGRLGR, from the coding sequence ATGCCAAAGCTGAAGCCGAGTCGGGATATCCAGCCCGTGACCGAATTCCGTGCCAATGCAGCGCAGTTCATTGAGCAGGTGCAGGAGACCGGCGAGCCTGTCATCCTCACGCAGCATGGCCGCAGTGCGGCGGTGCTTCTGGATGTCGAATCCTACGAATCGATGATCGACGAGCTCGCGCTGCTCCGCGACGTCCGAACGGCAGAGGAGCAGATCGCGGCCGGGAATGGTCGCAGTCACACTGCGGTAGCGAAGACTCTAAGGGGCCGTCTCGGCCGGTGA
- a CDS encoding amidohydrolase family protein — protein MLDSELTTPRAAMILLLAGTLAGTGALEAQSPTSSTAVAGTQRRVSFTTSEGTSLNFDISPDGRWIVFDLLGQLWRIPAEGGEAVRLTDAVADAAEDVDPTVSPDGRWIAFQGDRNGIEGLWLIPTGGGAPRLLPGTEASTRIRWKTYFRPAWSRDSRQLAFIRDNLLFLHSIDRDSTAQLTLQQPSLGTPVCIDWVADGQLLALVRPRGASGGALWFIDPGSGQAREAPAGGLAPISTGPGLISACPTSSPDGSRVAVFVEDPAGVFQLHLLPLGAGDPRRVTDDPDVFPSRVRWTRNGKELLYVAGGRIYRVSSSGGERVAVQFRATVSFEREERVLPQVRFPDPGSLLPARGHMGLALSPDGSRIALMALGQLWVWPVGARPRSVTAVPITAGWPGWAPDGRAVAWSAGAEDRAGASIVELYVTDVATGRTRQVTRLGGTASRPSWSPDGRHIAFYYRPARGSAAAPAGPPSHLAVVPADAENVSDVAALQVLPNTPIPWIAPALAQERPAWSPASNALLFHQPGCAKSSCIYGGPPNDELRIVPLAGEPIRLAPLTDAATFVQWAADSSLIFVRGNQLWRAELRDGSLGDAIRLSDEPALYPSIARDGSILYLGLDGYRIRRANGRVTTLGWPLTYRVPEPSPILIRNATIIDGTGARPRGTADVLIEKGRIARIAPAGSIRARRGAEIVNAEGRVLIPGLIDLHVHNGLSTLVPLSQLYHGITTIRDMGGPLASLVGIADAIESGTYAGPRMVFGGVRINPGAPFAFTGADIQGTRNHAESERALLLARALGASFVKMQFPARWSAGAELVKQAQALGFRIGGHCAQQLPLIAAGIAQAEHLSGCGPRSQGPPQADLITLFRHAGVTIVPTFPVFSGAIAAADTAALGARDVAPFIPLSDRSSRPVTVQEFWYTAQRKHRASVGALYAGGVRVATGSDAQHLPGVIHIELEDQVAAGLPPLAAITAATSEAARVLGAEAEIGTVAVGKHADLILLDADPLENIRNTRRIRMVIQRGRIVDRDALLQSAREQTERHPPLLR, from the coding sequence ATGCTCGATTCTGAGCTGACCACGCCACGCGCAGCCATGATTCTGCTGCTCGCGGGTACGCTCGCCGGGACAGGCGCACTCGAAGCGCAGTCACCGACAAGCAGTACGGCTGTGGCGGGAACCCAACGGCGGGTCTCTTTCACCACGAGCGAAGGAACGAGCCTCAACTTCGACATATCCCCGGACGGACGCTGGATCGTGTTCGATCTGCTGGGCCAGTTGTGGCGCATTCCGGCGGAGGGCGGCGAGGCCGTGCGACTCACCGACGCAGTGGCAGACGCGGCCGAAGATGTTGATCCGACGGTCTCACCGGACGGCCGCTGGATTGCCTTTCAAGGGGATCGCAACGGGATCGAGGGTCTCTGGCTCATCCCGACCGGCGGAGGCGCACCTCGGCTGCTGCCCGGGACGGAAGCCAGCACAAGGATTCGTTGGAAGACCTACTTCCGACCGGCCTGGTCGCGCGACAGCCGACAGCTCGCCTTCATCCGCGACAACCTCTTGTTTCTACACAGCATCGATCGCGATAGCACAGCCCAACTAACCCTGCAGCAGCCGTCTCTAGGTACTCCGGTGTGCATCGACTGGGTGGCGGATGGGCAACTGCTGGCGCTCGTGCGGCCGCGGGGTGCGTCAGGCGGTGCGCTTTGGTTTATCGATCCCGGTAGCGGCCAGGCGCGCGAGGCGCCCGCCGGCGGACTGGCGCCGATCTCCACCGGACCCGGACTGATCTCGGCGTGCCCCACCAGCTCCCCGGACGGAAGCAGGGTAGCAGTATTCGTCGAGGACCCTGCCGGGGTGTTCCAGCTTCACCTGCTGCCGCTCGGCGCGGGCGATCCCCGGCGCGTGACGGATGATCCCGACGTGTTTCCCTCCCGCGTGCGCTGGACGCGAAATGGCAAGGAACTGCTCTACGTTGCCGGCGGACGCATCTACCGCGTGTCTTCTTCGGGCGGCGAACGCGTCGCTGTTCAGTTTAGGGCGACTGTTTCATTCGAGCGGGAGGAACGTGTGCTTCCACAGGTGCGATTTCCCGATCCTGGATCATTGCTGCCAGCCCGCGGTCACATGGGACTGGCGCTGTCGCCCGATGGCAGTCGTATCGCTCTCATGGCGCTCGGGCAGCTTTGGGTGTGGCCGGTTGGAGCCCGGCCGCGCTCGGTCACGGCCGTGCCAATCACAGCCGGCTGGCCGGGCTGGGCGCCCGATGGACGGGCAGTCGCATGGAGCGCTGGAGCTGAGGACCGGGCCGGAGCGTCAATTGTCGAGTTGTATGTCACCGACGTTGCCACGGGTCGAACGCGACAGGTCACGCGGTTGGGTGGAACGGCCTCGCGTCCATCGTGGTCGCCAGATGGGCGGCACATCGCATTCTATTACCGGCCGGCGAGAGGAAGCGCCGCAGCGCCAGCTGGTCCGCCATCCCATCTCGCCGTCGTGCCGGCTGACGCTGAAAACGTCAGTGACGTTGCCGCGCTGCAGGTCCTCCCGAACACGCCGATTCCATGGATAGCACCTGCACTCGCGCAGGAGCGGCCCGCCTGGAGCCCCGCCTCCAATGCGCTACTCTTTCACCAGCCCGGCTGCGCGAAGAGCTCGTGCATCTACGGCGGTCCGCCGAACGACGAGCTGCGCATTGTACCGCTGGCCGGCGAACCCATCCGCCTCGCTCCATTGACCGATGCCGCTACCTTCGTGCAGTGGGCAGCCGATTCGAGCCTCATCTTCGTTCGCGGTAACCAGCTTTGGCGCGCGGAGCTTCGCGACGGCTCGCTCGGAGACGCGATACGGCTCTCGGATGAGCCGGCGCTGTATCCGAGCATCGCGCGCGACGGCAGCATTCTATACCTCGGACTGGATGGGTATCGAATTCGCCGCGCCAACGGCCGCGTCACAACGCTCGGTTGGCCGCTCACATATCGCGTACCCGAGCCGTCGCCGATTCTTATTCGGAATGCAACCATCATCGACGGCACGGGTGCGCGGCCGCGCGGCACAGCCGACGTACTGATCGAGAAGGGACGGATCGCACGGATCGCGCCCGCCGGATCGATCCGCGCGCGGCGCGGCGCTGAAATCGTGAACGCCGAGGGTCGGGTCCTCATACCAGGTCTCATCGATCTGCATGTACACAACGGTCTCTCGACACTCGTTCCGCTATCACAGCTATACCACGGGATAACCACCATTCGCGACATGGGCGGACCTTTGGCTTCGCTGGTCGGTATCGCCGACGCCATCGAGTCTGGTACTTACGCAGGGCCGCGAATGGTGTTCGGCGGAGTACGCATCAATCCCGGTGCGCCGTTCGCCTTCACCGGTGCCGACATCCAGGGTACACGCAACCATGCGGAGTCCGAGCGTGCACTGCTGCTGGCAAGAGCGCTGGGAGCGTCCTTTGTGAAGATGCAGTTCCCGGCCCGTTGGTCGGCGGGCGCAGAGCTAGTTAAGCAGGCGCAAGCGCTCGGATTCAGAATCGGGGGGCACTGCGCCCAGCAGTTGCCACTTATCGCCGCCGGCATTGCGCAGGCCGAGCACCTGTCGGGCTGTGGTCCTCGCAGTCAGGGACCGCCGCAGGCCGACCTCATCACGCTGTTCCGACACGCCGGTGTCACGATCGTGCCCACGTTTCCGGTGTTCAGCGGCGCAATCGCAGCGGCTGACACGGCTGCTCTCGGTGCTCGGGATGTGGCGCCGTTCATTCCCCTTTCGGACCGGTCCAGCCGACCGGTCACGGTACAAGAGTTCTGGTACACGGCGCAACGCAAGCACAGGGCGTCCGTCGGTGCGCTATACGCCGGCGGCGTGCGCGTCGCGACTGGCAGCGATGCTCAGCATCTTCCTGGTGTGATTCATATCGAGCTGGAAGACCAAGTCGCAGCTGGGCTGCCGCCGCTCGCGGCGATCACCGCGGCGACAAGCGAAGCTGCAAGGGTGCTCGGCGCGGAAGCGGAAATCGGCACGGTGGCGGTAGGCAAACACGCGGATCTGATTCTGCTCGATGCCGATCCGCTGGAGAACATTCGCAACACTCGCAGAATCCGGATGGTGATCCAAAGAGGGCGGATCGTGGACCGCGACGCTCTCCTCCAGTCGGCGCGAGAACAGACCGAGCGCCATCCCCCCTTGCTGCGCTAA
- a CDS encoding RES family NAD+ phosphorylase produces the protein MLTAWRIVKTRHAGAAFDGEGARLYGGRWSSAGVRVAYASQSVALATLEVMAGLGKISLLPSYSLISAQFDESELEILPASALPAEWRAYPAPPELQRLGDKWIAENRSLALQVPSAIIETEANYLLNPAHASFESVKISASAPFGLDARLVAALRKQ, from the coding sequence ATGCTCACGGCGTGGCGAATCGTAAAGACACGCCACGCCGGCGCTGCATTCGACGGCGAAGGCGCCCGGCTTTATGGTGGACGGTGGAGCAGCGCCGGCGTTCGCGTGGCGTATGCCTCGCAATCCGTGGCTCTGGCAACGCTCGAGGTCATGGCCGGCCTTGGAAAGATTTCGCTGCTGCCCTCCTACTCTCTCATATCGGCACAGTTCGATGAATCCGAGCTCGAGATCTTACCGGCCTCAGCGCTACCTGCCGAGTGGCGAGCATATCCCGCTCCTCCGGAGCTGCAGAGGCTTGGCGACAAGTGGATTGCAGAAAATCGTTCGCTGGCGCTTCAGGTGCCGAGCGCCATCATCGAGACCGAGGCTAACTACCTGCTGAATCCTGCGCACGCGTCGTTCGAGTCTGTGAAAATCTCTGCGTCTGCACCGTTCGGGCTCGACGCACGCCTTGTCGCCGCGCTGAGAAAACAATAA
- a CDS encoding antitoxin Xre/MbcA/ParS toxin-binding domain-containing protein, translating into MARRVTSLPIPLKPESADLAEIKARLRAGVPGNYYFVALLGLRTYEPLKIDARVRSGLSFSSLERFQRNTALSSSEIAVVIRLPARTWARRKETGRLEPDESDRLLRASRVFGRALELFEGDADAARQWLLAAQPLLGNLVPFELAATDVGALEVERLIGRLEHGIAA; encoded by the coding sequence ATGGCACGACGAGTAACCAGTCTCCCCATACCGCTCAAACCGGAGTCCGCCGACCTCGCGGAGATCAAGGCGCGCCTCCGGGCCGGAGTCCCCGGCAACTATTACTTCGTCGCTCTCCTCGGCCTCCGCACGTACGAGCCACTCAAGATCGATGCGCGCGTTCGGAGCGGACTCTCGTTCTCGTCACTCGAGCGTTTTCAAAGAAACACCGCGCTCTCCTCGAGCGAGATCGCAGTCGTCATTCGTCTCCCCGCGCGAACGTGGGCACGTCGCAAGGAGACAGGCAGGCTCGAGCCCGACGAATCCGATCGGCTGCTGCGCGCTTCGCGCGTATTCGGCCGCGCTCTGGAATTGTTCGAGGGTGACGCGGATGCGGCGCGCCAGTGGCTTCTTGCCGCGCAACCACTCCTTGGCAATCTCGTCCCGTTCGAATTGGCGGCAACCGATGTTGGCGCGCTTGAAGTCGAGCGTCTCATCGGCCGTCTGGAGCACGGTATTGCAGCTTGA
- a CDS encoding sodium:solute symporter family protein — protein sequence MNTVLWGVLAYLVVQFGIGIYVSRRIRTESDYIVAGRRLGYGLTTFTIFATWFGAETTIGSAGAVYQSGLAGATSDPFGYGVCLFLMGLIFAVPLWRRKLTTLADLFRDRFSPGVEKLAVLLMVPTSLLWAAAQIRAFGQVLSASSELNVTITVTIAAGIVIAYTAFGGMLADAWTDLVQGIVLIVGLVVLFGAMMYNAGLEPFLSIPPARLDPFAQGASPLAILEEWAIPICGSVVAAELVSRVISARSPEIARRSSLFAGSGYLLFGLIPVGVGLAGSVLLPGLEHPEQILPLLGQRFLPGALYVIVAGALISAILSTVDTTLLVCSSLVSHNIIVAARPQMSETAKVRVARAGVATFGIIAYVIALHAEGVYALVEEASSFGSAGIFTVVTLGLFTRWGGALAAAASLLAGVTAWIAGAYIADLAFPYLISLLAAFGAYALVALGTHRRTPAMVNATGAPYI from the coding sequence GTGAACACAGTCCTCTGGGGAGTTCTCGCTTATCTCGTCGTGCAGTTCGGCATCGGTATCTATGTGTCGCGCCGCATCAGGACGGAGAGCGATTACATCGTTGCCGGGCGACGACTCGGGTACGGACTCACGACGTTCACGATCTTCGCGACATGGTTTGGCGCCGAGACTACGATCGGCTCCGCGGGTGCGGTATACCAGTCTGGCCTGGCGGGCGCCACCTCCGATCCATTCGGTTACGGCGTGTGCCTCTTTCTCATGGGGCTCATCTTCGCCGTTCCGTTGTGGCGAAGGAAGCTGACGACGCTTGCCGATCTTTTTCGCGACCGCTTTTCGCCGGGTGTAGAGAAGCTCGCCGTCCTCCTCATGGTGCCGACATCGCTCCTTTGGGCGGCAGCACAGATACGCGCGTTCGGCCAGGTGCTTTCCGCATCTTCCGAGCTGAATGTTACCATCACCGTGACGATCGCTGCAGGAATCGTCATCGCGTACACTGCATTCGGCGGAATGCTCGCCGACGCCTGGACCGACCTCGTACAGGGCATCGTCCTCATCGTCGGTCTGGTGGTTCTGTTCGGCGCGATGATGTACAACGCGGGACTCGAGCCGTTCCTGTCGATCCCGCCGGCACGCCTCGATCCATTTGCTCAGGGTGCCTCGCCGCTCGCGATACTCGAGGAATGGGCAATTCCGATCTGTGGATCCGTTGTTGCGGCCGAGCTGGTCTCGCGTGTGATAAGCGCGCGCAGTCCCGAAATCGCGCGCAGGTCATCGCTTTTCGCGGGAAGCGGGTATCTGCTCTTCGGGCTCATACCCGTTGGTGTCGGTCTGGCGGGATCAGTTCTGCTGCCGGGTCTCGAGCATCCCGAGCAGATTCTGCCGTTACTCGGCCAGCGTTTCCTTCCAGGTGCTCTCTATGTCATCGTCGCCGGCGCCCTGATCTCGGCGATTCTATCCACCGTCGATACGACGCTTCTCGTTTGCTCCTCGCTCGTCTCTCACAACATCATCGTCGCAGCGCGTCCGCAGATGAGCGAGACGGCCAAGGTGCGCGTCGCGCGAGCAGGCGTGGCCACCTTCGGAATCATCGCGTATGTCATTGCGCTTCACGCTGAGGGAGTGTACGCCCTCGTCGAGGAAGCGTCGTCATTCGGCAGCGCGGGAATCTTCACGGTAGTGACGCTCGGGCTCTTCACACGGTGGGGTGGAGCGCTTGCCGCCGCCGCGTCACTGCTGGCAGGTGTCACCGCGTGGATAGCCGGCGCCTACATCGCCGACCTCGCCTTTCCGTATCTCATTTCGCTCCTTGCCGCTTTCGGTGCGTACGCGCTCGTGGCGCTAGGCACACACCGGCGTACGCCCGCTATGGTAAACGCGACTGGTGCTCCATATATCTAA